The Eubalaena glacialis isolate mEubGla1 chromosome 16, mEubGla1.1.hap2.+ XY, whole genome shotgun sequence genome segment ACCTGTTGGCTGCTCTGATTGCCTGTTTAAGGCTGGATTCCGCAATAGCTCAAGAACTTATTTACACTATTAGAGAGGAATTGCCTGAAAATGTGCCCATAGGAAACATACCAAAGGATCTGAACATTTCTCACATCAATGCTGCCACAGGGACCAGCGCCAGCCTTGTCTACAGACTGGTTTCTAAAGCTGGGGATGCCCCTTTGGTGAAAGTATCCAGTAGCACTGGCGAAATTTTCACAACCTCCAATAGAATAGACAGAGAAAAACTCTGTGCTGGAGCCTCTTACGATGAGGAGAATGAGTGTTTCTTTGAACTTGAGGTGGTGATCCTCCCCAATGATTTTTTCAGGctgatcaaaattaaaataattgtcaAGGATACCAATGATAATGCCCCCATGTTTCCATCTCCTGTCATCAATATTTCCATCCCAGAAAACACTTTGATCAACAGCCGCTTTCCAATTCCATCAGCAACAGATCCTGACACAGGCTTCAATGGTGTACAGCATTATGAATTGTTAAATGGGCAGAGTGTTTTTGGACTGGATATCGTGGAAACTCCGGAAGGAGAGAAGTGGCCGCAATTGATTGTTCAGCAAAACTTGGACAGAGAACAGAAAGATACCTATGTGATGAAAATCAAAGTAGAGGATGGAGGCACTCCACAGAAATCCAGCACAGCCATACTGCAGGTCACAGTAAGTGATGTAAATGACAACAGGCCAGTGTTTAAAGAGGGTCAAGTGGAGGTGCATATTCCAGAGAATGCTCCCGTAGGCACCTCTGTAATTCAGCTCCATGCCACTGATGCAGATATAGGCAGTAATGCTGAAATCCGGTACATTTTTGGTGCCCAGGTCGCCCCTGCAACCAAAAGACTCTTTGCTTTAAATAATACTACTGGGTTGATTACAGTTCAGAGGTCTTTAGATCGAGAGGAGACAGCCATTCACAAAGTGACAGTGCTGGCTAGTGATGGCAGCTCCACTCCCGCTCGAGCAACGGTTACCATCAATGTCACTGATGTAAATGATAACCCTCCAAACATAGACCTCAGGTACATTATAAGTCCCATCAATGGCACAGTGTATTTGTCTGAGAAAGATCCTGTCAATACAAAGATTGCCCTAATTACAGTTTCAGATAAGGACACAGATGTGAATGGCAAAGTGATCTGTTTTATTGAAAGAGAGGTCCCGTTTCATTTGAAGGCAGTATACGACAACCAATATTTGTTAGAGACGTCCTCTTTGTTGGACTATGAGGGCACCAAAGAATTCAGCTTTAAAATTGTTGCCTCTGATTCTGGGAAGCCCAGTTTAAATCAGACTGCTCTGGTAAGGGTTAAGCTTGAGGACGAAAATGACAACCCACCAATTTTCAACCAGCCTGTAATTGAGCTGTCAGTTTCTGAAAACAACCGTCGTGGGTTGTACTTAACAACTATTAGTGCCACAGATGAAGACAGTGGGAAAAATGCAGATATTGTTTATCAGCTTGGACCGAATGCCTCCTTCTTTGATCTGGACCGAAAGACAGGAGTTCTGACAGCCTCCAGAGTCTTTgacagagaagaacaagaaagatTCATTTTTACAGTAACTGCCAGGGACAATGGGACCCCTCCCCTCCAAAGCCAAGCGGCTGTGATAGTTACTGTTCTGGATGAGAATGACAATAGCCCCAAGTTTACTCAtaatcattttcaattttttgtgtCTGAGAATCTGCCAAAGTATAGTACTGTGGGGGTAATCACAGTGACAGATGCAGATGCTGGAGAGAATAAAGCTGTGACTCTTTCCATTCTAAATGACAATGATAATTTTGTGTTGGATCCCTATTCTGGAGTCATAAAGTCAAATGTCTCATTTGACAGAGAGCAGCAGAGTTCCTACACTTTCGATGTCAAAGCCACTGATGGGGGACAACCACCCCGTTCCTCTACTGCAAAAGTAACTATAAATGTCATGGATGTCAATGACAATAGTCCAGTTGTCATTTCGCCACCTTCTAATACTTCTTTTAAGTTGGTGCCTCTCTCAGCCATTCCTGGCTCCGTGATAGCAGAAGTTTTTGCCGTGGATATTGACACTGGGATGAATGCTGAACTTAAGTATACAATTGTGAGTGGGAACAACAAAGGCCTGTTTCGGATTGATCCAGTAACAGGTAACATCACTCTGGAAGAAAAACCAGCACCTACTGATGTGGGCTTGCACCGATTGGTGGTCAACATAAGTGACCTGGGATACCCTAAGTCTCTGCACACACTTgtgcttgtttttctttatgttaaTGACACTGCTGGCAATGCCTCCTATATCTATGACTTGATTCGCAGGACTATGGAGACCCCATTGGACAGGAACATAGGCGATAGCAGCCAACCCTATCAAAACGAAGACTATCTCACCATCATGATCGCCATTGTCGCAGGTGCCATGGTGGTCATCGTCGTGATCTTCGTCACCGTTCTGGTGCGCTGTCGCCATGCATCAAGATTCAAAGCAGCTCAGAGGAGTAAGCAAGGTGCTGAATGGATGTCCCCAAAccaggagaacaaacaaaacaagaaaaagaaaaggaagaaaagaaagtctcCCAAGAGCTCTCTTTTGAACTTTGTTACCATCGAAGAGTCCAAACCCGATGATGCAGTTCACGAACCCATCAATGGGACAATAAGCCTGCCGGCTGAGCTGGAGGAGCAAAGCATAGGTAGATTTGACTGGGGTCCAGCACCTCCAACCACCTTCAAGCCGAACAGCCCTGACCTGGCCAAGCACTACAAATCTGCTTCTCCACAGCCCGCTTTCCATCTTAAACCAGACACTCCGGTTTCCGTGAAAAAGCATCACGTGATCCAGGAGCTCCCATTGGACAACACCTTTGTCGGGGGTTGTGACACCCTTTCCAAACGCTCTTCCACTagttcagatcacttcagtgccTCAGAGTGCAGTTCCCAAGGAGGCTTCAAGACAAAGGGCCCCTTACACACCAGACAGGTAAATGAGCACTTTTACTGGTCTATAAGTACTGCATACAAGTGCCCAGTCAACCAGTATTAACGTGCCAGTGTGTCTCTTGTTTTGGTCTAACTTTAGCTTAGTtataaagaggggaaaaaaaacttgaCCCCTTTTCTATTCCTCTGGGGCTCAGTCAAGAATTTTTAGAACAGCTTTGAAATTTCTGAGTTCTGAGAGTTATTTAAACTCCCAGTTTCCTTCAAATGGCAAAAGATGAAAAGAggaaattattccaaaatgtcCCAAGATAACGTTTGCTGAGGAAGAAAACCTGTCCTGATAGGCCAAATTCTGCTCCTGGGGTTTCCAAATTGACTGCTTCAAGATTTTCACATTACCGTTTGATCTCAAAAGTCACCTTCAAATCTCAAGTTTTAAATGATGTTTGAAGGTGTGACTATAATTATGTTACAGCTGTGGTTGCTGAaggggttaattttttttttagtctctaaaaAAATAGTAGAATATTAAATGTATATCAACTGTGAAGCACATGATTGTCGATAGAGTGCAACTAAGCCATATAGGAAGTCTTCTCTTTAATTCCAGATGATTTTACTGTAATATAGTAAAT includes the following:
- the PCDH9 gene encoding protocadherin-9 isoform X4, with translation MDLRDFYLLAALIACLRLDSAIAQELIYTIREELPENVPIGNIPKDLNISHINAATGTSASLVYRLVSKAGDAPLVKVSSSTGEIFTTSNRIDREKLCAGASYDEENECFFELEVVILPNDFFRLIKIKIIVKDTNDNAPMFPSPVINISIPENTLINSRFPIPSATDPDTGFNGVQHYELLNGQSVFGLDIVETPEGEKWPQLIVQQNLDREQKDTYVMKIKVEDGGTPQKSSTAILQVTVSDVNDNRPVFKEGQVEVHIPENAPVGTSVIQLHATDADIGSNAEIRYIFGAQVAPATKRLFALNNTTGLITVQRSLDREETAIHKVTVLASDGSSTPARATVTINVTDVNDNPPNIDLRYIISPINGTVYLSEKDPVNTKIALITVSDKDTDVNGKVICFIEREVPFHLKAVYDNQYLLETSSLLDYEGTKEFSFKIVASDSGKPSLNQTALVRVKLEDENDNPPIFNQPVIELSVSENNRRGLYLTTISATDEDSGKNADIVYQLGPNASFFDLDRKTGVLTASRVFDREEQERFIFTVTARDNGTPPLQSQAAVIVTVLDENDNSPKFTHNHFQFFVSENLPKYSTVGVITVTDADAGENKAVTLSILNDNDNFVLDPYSGVIKSNVSFDREQQSSYTFDVKATDGGQPPRSSTAKVTINVMDVNDNSPVVISPPSNTSFKLVPLSAIPGSVIAEVFAVDIDTGMNAELKYTIVSGNNKGLFRIDPVTGNITLEEKPAPTDVGLHRLVVNISDLGYPKSLHTLVLVFLYVNDTAGNASYIYDLIRRTMETPLDRNIGDSSQPYQNEDYLTIMIAIVAGAMVVIVVIFVTVLVRCRHASRFKAAQRSKQGAEWMSPNQENKQNKKKKRKKRKSPKSSLLNFVTIEESKPDDAVHEPINGTISLPAELEEQSIGRFDWGPAPPTTFKPNSPDLAKHYKSASPQPAFHLKPDTPVSVKKHHVIQELPLDNTFVGGCDTLSKRSSTSSDHFSASECSSQGGFKTKGPLHTRQPQDEFYDQASPDKRTEADGNSDPNSDGPLGPRGLAEATEMCTQECLVLGHSDNCWMPPGLGPYQHPKSPLSTFAPQKEWVKKDKLVNGHTLTRAWKEDSNRNQFNDRKQYGSTEGHFNNGSHMTDIPLANLKSYKQAGGAIESPKEHQL
- the PCDH9 gene encoding protocadherin-9 isoform X2 yields the protein MDLRDFYLLAALIACLRLDSAIAQELIYTIREELPENVPIGNIPKDLNISHINAATGTSASLVYRLVSKAGDAPLVKVSSSTGEIFTTSNRIDREKLCAGASYDEENECFFELEVVILPNDFFRLIKIKIIVKDTNDNAPMFPSPVINISIPENTLINSRFPIPSATDPDTGFNGVQHYELLNGQSVFGLDIVETPEGEKWPQLIVQQNLDREQKDTYVMKIKVEDGGTPQKSSTAILQVTVSDVNDNRPVFKEGQVEVHIPENAPVGTSVIQLHATDADIGSNAEIRYIFGAQVAPATKRLFALNNTTGLITVQRSLDREETAIHKVTVLASDGSSTPARATVTINVTDVNDNPPNIDLRYIISPINGTVYLSEKDPVNTKIALITVSDKDTDVNGKVICFIEREVPFHLKAVYDNQYLLETSSLLDYEGTKEFSFKIVASDSGKPSLNQTALVRVKLEDENDNPPIFNQPVIELSVSENNRRGLYLTTISATDEDSGKNADIVYQLGPNASFFDLDRKTGVLTASRVFDREEQERFIFTVTARDNGTPPLQSQAAVIVTVLDENDNSPKFTHNHFQFFVSENLPKYSTVGVITVTDADAGENKAVTLSILNDNDNFVLDPYSGVIKSNVSFDREQQSSYTFDVKATDGGQPPRSSTAKVTINVMDVNDNSPVVISPPSNTSFKLVPLSAIPGSVIAEVFAVDIDTGMNAELKYTIVSGNNKGLFRIDPVTGNITLEEKPAPTDVGLHRLVVNISDLGYPKSLHTLVLVFLYVNDTAGNASYIYDLIRRTMETPLDRNIGDSSQPYQNEDYLTIMIAIVAGAMVVIVVIFVTVLVRCRHASRFKAAQRSKQGAEWMSPNQENKQNKKKKRKKRKSPKSSLLNFVTIEESKPDDAVHEPINGTISLPAELEEQSIGRFDWGPAPPTTFKPNSPDLAKHYKSASPQPAFHLKPDTPVSVKKHHVIQELPLDNTFVGGCDTLSKRSSTSSDHFSASECSSQGGFKTKGPLHTRQSQRRVTFHLPDGSQESCSDSGLGDHEPVGSGTLISHPLPLVQPQDEFYDQASPDKRTEADGNSDPNSDGPLGPRGLAEATEMCTQECLVLGHSDNCWMPPGLGPYQHPKSPLSTFAPQKEWVKKDKLVNGHTLTRAWKEDSNRNQFNDRKQYGSTEGHFNNGSHMTDIPLANLKSYKQAGGAIESPKEHQL
- the PCDH9 gene encoding protocadherin-9 isoform X3, whose product is MDLRDFYLLAALIACLRLDSAIAQELIYTIREELPENVPIGNIPKDLNISHINAATGTSASLVYRLVSKAGDAPLVKVSSSTGEIFTTSNRIDREKLCAGASYDEENECFFELEVVILPNDFFRLIKIKIIVKDTNDNAPMFPSPVINISIPENTLINSRFPIPSATDPDTGFNGVQHYELLNGQSVFGLDIVETPEGEKWPQLIVQQNLDREQKDTYVMKIKVEDGGTPQKSSTAILQVTVSDVNDNRPVFKEGQVEVHIPENAPVGTSVIQLHATDADIGSNAEIRYIFGAQVAPATKRLFALNNTTGLITVQRSLDREETAIHKVTVLASDGSSTPARATVTINVTDVNDNPPNIDLRYIISPINGTVYLSEKDPVNTKIALITVSDKDTDVNGKVICFIEREVPFHLKAVYDNQYLLETSSLLDYEGTKEFSFKIVASDSGKPSLNQTALVRVKLEDENDNPPIFNQPVIELSVSENNRRGLYLTTISATDEDSGKNADIVYQLGPNASFFDLDRKTGVLTASRVFDREEQERFIFTVTARDNGTPPLQSQAAVIVTVLDENDNSPKFTHNHFQFFVSENLPKYSTVGVITVTDADAGENKAVTLSILNDNDNFVLDPYSGVIKSNVSFDREQQSSYTFDVKATDGGQPPRSSTAKVTINVMDVNDNSPVVISPPSNTSFKLVPLSAIPGSVIAEVFAVDIDTGMNAELKYTIVSGNNKGLFRIDPVTGNITLEEKPAPTDVGLHRLVVNISDLGYPKSLHTLVLVFLYVNDTAGNASYIYDLIRRTMETPLDRNIGDSSQPYQNEDYLTIMIAIVAGAMVVIVVIFVTVLVRCRHASRFKAAQRSKQGAEWMSPNQENKQNKKKKRKKRKSPKSSLLNFVTIEESKPDDAVHEPINGTISLPAELEEQSIGRFDWGPAPPTTFKPNSPDLAKHYKSASPQPAFHLKPDTPVSVKKHHVIQELPLDNTFVGGCDTLSKRSSTSSDHFSASECSSQGGFKTKGPLHTRQCNSHSKSDNIPVTPQKCPSSAGFHIQENEESHYEPQDEFYDQASPDKRTEADGNSDPNSDGPLGPRGLAEATEMCTQECLVLGHSDNCWMPPGLGPYQHPKSPLSTFAPQKEWVKKDKLVNGHTLTRAWKEDSNRNQFNDRKQYGSTEGHFNNGSHMTDIPLANLKSYKQAGGAIESPKEHQL
- the PCDH9 gene encoding protocadherin-9 isoform X1, with protein sequence MDLRDFYLLAALIACLRLDSAIAQELIYTIREELPENVPIGNIPKDLNISHINAATGTSASLVYRLVSKAGDAPLVKVSSSTGEIFTTSNRIDREKLCAGASYDEENECFFELEVVILPNDFFRLIKIKIIVKDTNDNAPMFPSPVINISIPENTLINSRFPIPSATDPDTGFNGVQHYELLNGQSVFGLDIVETPEGEKWPQLIVQQNLDREQKDTYVMKIKVEDGGTPQKSSTAILQVTVSDVNDNRPVFKEGQVEVHIPENAPVGTSVIQLHATDADIGSNAEIRYIFGAQVAPATKRLFALNNTTGLITVQRSLDREETAIHKVTVLASDGSSTPARATVTINVTDVNDNPPNIDLRYIISPINGTVYLSEKDPVNTKIALITVSDKDTDVNGKVICFIEREVPFHLKAVYDNQYLLETSSLLDYEGTKEFSFKIVASDSGKPSLNQTALVRVKLEDENDNPPIFNQPVIELSVSENNRRGLYLTTISATDEDSGKNADIVYQLGPNASFFDLDRKTGVLTASRVFDREEQERFIFTVTARDNGTPPLQSQAAVIVTVLDENDNSPKFTHNHFQFFVSENLPKYSTVGVITVTDADAGENKAVTLSILNDNDNFVLDPYSGVIKSNVSFDREQQSSYTFDVKATDGGQPPRSSTAKVTINVMDVNDNSPVVISPPSNTSFKLVPLSAIPGSVIAEVFAVDIDTGMNAELKYTIVSGNNKGLFRIDPVTGNITLEEKPAPTDVGLHRLVVNISDLGYPKSLHTLVLVFLYVNDTAGNASYIYDLIRRTMETPLDRNIGDSSQPYQNEDYLTIMIAIVAGAMVVIVVIFVTVLVRCRHASRFKAAQRSKQGAEWMSPNQENKQNKKKKRKKRKSPKSSLLNFVTIEESKPDDAVHEPINGTISLPAELEEQSIGRFDWGPAPPTTFKPNSPDLAKHYKSASPQPAFHLKPDTPVSVKKHHVIQELPLDNTFVGGCDTLSKRSSTSSDHFSASECSSQGGFKTKGPLHTRQCNSHSKSDNIPVTPQKCPSSAGFHIQENEESHYESQRRVTFHLPDGSQESCSDSGLGDHEPVGSGTLISHPLPLVQPQDEFYDQASPDKRTEADGNSDPNSDGPLGPRGLAEATEMCTQECLVLGHSDNCWMPPGLGPYQHPKSPLSTFAPQKEWVKKDKLVNGHTLTRAWKEDSNRNQFNDRKQYGSTEGHFNNGSHMTDIPLANLKSYKQAGGAIESPKEHQL